A single genomic interval of Amblyraja radiata isolate CabotCenter1 chromosome 33, sAmbRad1.1.pri, whole genome shotgun sequence harbors:
- the pih1d2 gene encoding PIH1 domain-containing protein 2, which translates to MATGRSEDALVQQVNQLWTMLDEMSESSPETYHKFISQQLTEGKKQFSAPEPHACIQTNIQEPGERVLFVNLCSWSRVPAPKSNADPVPLSGGPMEETINGTDTCWVTDVAYSPEVIQKAREDPVERDQMIRLAMRYIEEQHRIRLSHSYRLLGQTQTGSRERIKQRLSERSKPGQAVAVEAEANANASLLQRLTSLREADGEQDKDSPIHLPTHTNQPNKPGLIQEISSVDFECSNTVDTPKYKMSVITDESGKPTSIQLKVELPGVSSVADCGLSVSKDDVVIDVVAKYRLQLNLPETICEDMVSAKLSRKTHTLSVRMPILTK; encoded by the exons ATGGCCACAGGGCGGAGTGAAGATGCGCTTGTGCAGCAGGTGAACCAACTGTGGACTATGTTGGACGAGATGTCTGAGAGCAGCCCTGAAACTTATCACAAATTCATCAGCCAGCAGCTGACCGAGGGCAAGAAGCAGTTCTCTGCCCCAGAGCCCCACGCCTGCATCCAGACCAACATACAG GAACCCGGTGAGAGGGTGCTGTTCGTAAACCTTTGCAGCTGGAGTCGTGTCCCTGCTCCGAAGAGCAATGCTGACCCTGTCCCTCTCAGCGGAGGGCCGATGGAGGAAACGATCAATGGCACAG ACACTTGCTGGGTCACTGATGTTGCGTACAGCCCAGAGGTGATTCAGAAAGCAAGGGAGGACCCTGTGGAGCGGGACCAGATGATCCGCCTGGCGATGAGATACATCGAGGAGCAGCACCGCATCCGCCTGTCGCACTCATACAGGCTGCTGGGGCAGACGCAGACGGGCAGCAGGGAGCGGATCAAGCAGCGGCTGAGCGAGAGAAGCAAGCCTGGCCAAGCTGTGGCCGTGGAGGCAGAGGCCAATGCTAACGCCTCCTTACTGCAGCGGCTGAccagcctaagagaggcagatggGGAGCAGGACAAGGACAGTCCCATCCACCTGCCCACTCACACCAACCAGCCAAACAAGCCAGGCCTCATCCAGGAGATTTCCAGCGTGGACTTTGAGTGTAGCAACACAGTGGATACTCCAAAGTACAAGATGTCCGTCATCACTGATGAGAGTGGGAAACCGACAAGCATCCAGCTGAAGGTGGAGCTGCCTGGGGTTTCCTCTGTGGCAGACTGTGGTCTCAGCGTCTCCAAG GATGACGTTGTTATCGATGTGGTGGCAAAGTACCGACTGCAGCTCAACCTACCCGAAACCATCTGTGAGGACATGGTCAGCGCCAAGCTCAGCAGGAAGACCCACACCCTGTCCGTAAGGATGCCTATTCTTACCAAGTAA
- the dlat gene encoding dihydrolipoyllysine-residue acetyltransferase component of pyruvate dehydrogenase complex, mitochondrial yields the protein MLRQAARLRPCARLRLRPGAHGHPHPQAQRCYRLAAAAAAARGSSGSAGPSRAWLQLQLRGRTLPAPAPAPGLSAAPRYYSLPPHQLMPLPALSPTMQMGTIARWEKKEGDKINEGDLIAEVETDKATVGFESLEECYMAKILLPAGARDVPLGTIICITVSNIEDIEAFKDYTPEQVASAPQTPSPTAPTPPSAPAKAPGSSYPSHMKIALPALSPTMTVGTIQRWEKKVGEKLREGDLIAEIETDKATIGFEVMEEGYLAKILVAEGSRDIPLGTTLCIIVEKESDIPAFADYVETGVADIKQQAPPPPTLATQQPVAAPPMFTPPIPRDPKGRVFASPLAKKLAAEKGIDLQQVKGTGPEGQIRKKDVDSFVPSKAVPTPTAAAPSLASIPTGMFTDVPITNIRKIIAQRLMLSKQSIPHYYLSIDINMGNILKLRQQLNEEVKSESIKLSVNDFLIKASALACLKVPEANSSWQDTIIRQNHVVDVCVAVSTTAGLITPIVFNAHIKGLIAISNDVKSLAEKARGGKLQPQEFQGGTFTISNLGMFGIKNFSAIINPPQACILAVGGSEQRLLPAENERGFDVASMMSVTLSCDHRVVDGAVGAQWLAEFKKFLERPTTMLI from the exons ATGCTCCGCCAAGCCGCCCGACTGCGGCCGTGCGCCCGCCTCCGCCTCCGGCCCGGGGCCCACGGACACCCACACCCACAGGCCCAGCGATGTTACCGgctggcagcagcggcagcggcggctcgAGGCAGCAGTGGCTCTGCGGGGCCCTCGCGGGCGTGGCTGCAGCTGCAACTGCGGGGCCGAACGCtgcccgctcccgctcccgccccGGGCCTGAGCGCGGCCCCGCGTTACTACAGCTTGCCCCCGCATCAGCTG ATGCCATTGCCTGCCCTGTCCCCAACAATGCAGATGGGAACCATAGCCCGATGGGAGAAGAAGGAAGGAGATAAAATAAATGAAGGAGACTTAATAGCTGAA GTGGAAACTGATAAGGCTACAGTAGGTTTTGAGAGCCTGGAAGAATGTTATATGGCAAAGATCCTCCTGCCAGCAGGAGCACGAGATGTGCCGCTTGGTACCATCATTTGCATCACAGTTTCAAA TATTGAAGATATTGAAGCGTTTAAGGATTACACTCCAGAGCAAGTGGCTTCTGCCCCACAGACGCCATCGCCCACAGCTCCGACACCACCCTCGGCTCCAGCAAAAGCTCCCGGCAGTTCATACCCCTCACACATGAAG ATTGCTCTGCCTGCTCTTTCGCCAACCATGACAGTGGGTACCATTCAGAGATGGGAGAAAAAAGTTGGGGAGAAACTGCGTGAAGGTGACCTCATAGCAGAGATCGAAACGGATAAAGCTACGATAG GTTTTGAAGTAATGGAAGAAGGTTACTTGGCCAAGATTCTGGTGGCTGAGGGCAGCAGGGACATTCCCCTCGGGACTACGCTGTGCATCATCGTGGAGAAGGAGTCCGACATACCGGCCTTTGCTGACTACGTGGAAACAGGAGTCGCCGATATCAAGCAGCAAGCTCCACCTCCA CCTACCCTTGCCACACAGCAACCTGTGGCAGCACCACCCATGTTTACCCCACCCATACCCAGAGATCCCAAAGGTCGGGTGTTTGCCAGTCCTCTGGCAAAGAAGCTGGCAGCGGAAAAGGGCATCGACCTCCAACAAGTGAAAG GCACTGGACCAGAAGGCCAGATTAGGAAAAAAGATGTTGATTCTTTCGTGCCTTCAAAGGCAGTGCCG ACTCCAACTGCTGCTGCTCCCAGTTTAGCATCTATTCCCACTGGGATGTTCACCGATGTCCCTATCACCAACATACGGAAG ATTATAGCTCAGCGTCTGATGCTGTCCAAGCAGAGCATTCCTCATTATTACCTGTCGATAGACATCAACATGGGCAACATTCTGAAACTTCGGCAGCAACTGAACGAG GAAGTTAAATCTGAAAGCATTAAACTGTCGGTGAATGATTTTCTCATAAAGGCCTCAGCTCTGGCGTGTTTGAAGGTCCCTGAGGCGAATTCCTCCTGGCAGGACACCATTATCAGGCA AAACCACGTTGTGGACGTCTGTGTGGCTGTGAGCACCACTGCTGGCCTGATTACTCCCATTGTCTTCAATGCACATATCAAAGGACTGATTGCCATCAGCAACGATGTCAAATCCCTGGCAGAGAAAGCTCGCGGAGGAAAGCTCCAGCCCCAGGAGTTTCAG GGCGGCACTTTTACAATATCGAACCTGGGGATGTTCGGTATAAAGAACTTTTCGGCCATTATCAACCCACCTCAGGCGTGTATTCTGGCTGTTGGTGGATCTGAACAAAGACTGCTTCCTGCAGAAAACGAGAGAGG GTTTGACGTTGCCAGCATGATGTCAGTGACACTGAGCTGTGACCATCGTGTTGTGGATGGAGCAGTTGGTGCCCAGTGGCTGGCTGAGTTCAAGAAATTCCTTGAAAGGCCAACGACCATGCTGATATAG